A stretch of Myxococcus hansupus DNA encodes these proteins:
- a CDS encoding enoyl-CoA hydratase/isomerase family protein encodes MAYENIRLEQEGAIATLFVDRPKALNALNTKTLQELESALKSLPADVRVLILTGGGEKAFVAGADIAEMAALTDAQAQEFGALGHRVMASLEALPIPTIAAVNGFALGGGSELALACDFIYASEKAKLGLPEVGLGVIPGFGGTQRLTRLVGRARAKELIFTGERIDAAKAKEYGIVLEVLPADGLLAHCRAVAEKMLKNSPLAISKAKQVIEAGADQDLRKANEIERQAFGDLFGSADQREGMKAFLEKRPATFTGK; translated from the coding sequence ATGGCCTACGAGAACATCCGGCTGGAGCAGGAGGGCGCCATCGCGACCCTCTTCGTCGACCGCCCCAAGGCGCTCAACGCCCTCAACACCAAGACGCTGCAGGAGCTCGAGTCCGCACTGAAGTCCCTGCCCGCGGACGTGCGCGTCCTCATCCTCACCGGCGGCGGCGAGAAGGCCTTCGTCGCCGGCGCCGACATCGCGGAGATGGCCGCGCTCACCGACGCCCAGGCCCAGGAGTTCGGCGCCCTGGGTCACCGGGTCATGGCCTCGCTGGAGGCGCTGCCCATCCCCACCATCGCGGCGGTGAATGGCTTCGCGCTCGGCGGCGGCTCCGAGCTGGCCCTGGCCTGCGACTTCATCTACGCATCCGAGAAGGCCAAGCTCGGCCTGCCGGAAGTTGGTCTGGGTGTCATTCCGGGCTTCGGGGGAACGCAGCGCCTCACCCGCCTGGTGGGCCGCGCCCGCGCCAAGGAGCTCATCTTCACGGGTGAGCGCATCGACGCGGCCAAGGCCAAGGAGTACGGCATCGTGCTGGAGGTCCTCCCCGCGGACGGCCTGCTCGCGCACTGCCGCGCCGTGGCGGAGAAGATGCTCAAGAACAGCCCGCTGGCCATCTCCAAGGCCAAGCAGGTCATCGAGGCCGGCGCGGATCAGGACCTGCGCAAGGCGAACGAAATCGAGCGCCAGGCCTTCGGCGACCTCTTCGGCTCCGCGGATCAGCGCGAGGGCATGAAGGCCTTCCTCGAGAAGCGCCCCGCGACCTTCACCGGGAAGTAA
- a CDS encoding 3-hydroxyacyl-CoA dehydrogenase family protein, protein MATEHIVVVGAGQMGAGIAQVALVAGLRVTLADVSKEGLAKGADRIRAGLKKLVEKGKLDAAKQQAAEANLATLTNVTEAKDVDFAVEAVTENEDLKRRIFQDLDAVVRPGGILATNTSSIPITRIAATTKRPEAVIGMHFMNPVPVMQLVELIRGAATSDETYNTTRALAEKMGKTTVVSKDYPGFIVNRILIPMLNEACFAVMEGLGSVEDIDTAMKLGTNQPMGPLQLADFIGLDTVLYIAEVLHKGLGDSKYRPSPLLRQYVDAGWYGKKSGRGFYKY, encoded by the coding sequence ATGGCAACGGAACACATTGTCGTCGTCGGTGCAGGGCAGATGGGCGCGGGCATCGCGCAGGTGGCACTGGTCGCCGGTCTCCGCGTCACCCTGGCGGATGTCTCCAAGGAAGGGCTCGCCAAGGGCGCTGACCGCATCCGCGCCGGCCTGAAGAAGCTGGTGGAGAAGGGCAAGCTCGACGCCGCCAAGCAGCAGGCCGCCGAGGCCAACCTCGCCACGCTGACGAACGTCACCGAGGCCAAGGACGTGGACTTCGCCGTCGAGGCCGTGACGGAGAACGAGGACCTCAAGCGCCGCATCTTCCAGGACCTGGACGCCGTCGTCCGGCCGGGCGGCATCCTCGCCACCAACACCTCGTCCATCCCCATCACCCGCATCGCCGCGACCACGAAGCGCCCCGAAGCCGTCATCGGCATGCACTTCATGAACCCGGTGCCGGTGATGCAGCTCGTGGAGCTCATCCGCGGCGCCGCCACGTCCGACGAGACGTACAACACCACGCGCGCCCTCGCCGAGAAGATGGGCAAGACGACCGTGGTCTCCAAGGACTACCCGGGCTTCATCGTCAACCGCATCCTCATCCCGATGCTCAACGAGGCCTGCTTCGCCGTCATGGAGGGCCTGGGCTCCGTCGAGGACATCGACACCGCGATGAAGCTGGGCACCAACCAGCCCATGGGCCCGCTGCAGCTCGCGGACTTCATCGGCCTGGACACCGTGCTCTACATCGCCGAGGTGCTCCACAAGGGCCTGGGTGACTCCAAGTACCGCCCCAGCCCGCTGCTGCGGCAGTACGTGGACGCCGGCTGGTACGGCAAGAAGAGCGGCCGCGGCTTCTACAAGTACTAG
- a CDS encoding ankyrin repeat domain-containing protein — protein MLLELVRSANKAGVEAALRVRAASAEELASALCAAVLVGNAEILDLLLQAGANPNVSPAGAYWGALHVAVEQEQLELIPMLIASGADVNLPDANGMTPLHHAIDIEADGAYQRGERPSAYVTRLLLAHGAQPNTCDRNGRTPLDLARDYQHEDAIAALEEAQKY, from the coding sequence ATGCTCCTTGAGCTTGTTAGGTCCGCAAACAAGGCTGGTGTGGAAGCTGCACTAAGGGTTCGTGCCGCCAGTGCTGAGGAATTGGCGTCCGCACTGTGTGCGGCTGTTCTTGTCGGCAATGCAGAAATACTCGATTTGCTGCTTCAGGCAGGTGCAAACCCGAACGTGTCGCCGGCTGGAGCGTATTGGGGAGCGCTGCATGTCGCAGTGGAGCAAGAGCAGCTAGAACTGATTCCGATGCTGATTGCTAGTGGGGCAGACGTGAATCTTCCCGATGCCAACGGGATGACGCCGCTACATCACGCGATAGACATTGAAGCTGATGGAGCATATCAGCGTGGAGAGCGCCCGTCCGCTTATGTGACGCGGCTTCTTCTTGCGCATGGCGCTCAGCCTAATACATGCGATCGCAATGGGCGAACTCCGCTCGATCTTGCCCGGGACTACCAGCATGAGGACGCGATTGCGGCCCTTGAGGAAGCTCAGAAGTACTGA
- the apbC gene encoding iron-sulfur cluster carrier protein ApbC gives MSVTQADIIAAMSKVMDPELHVDLVKAGMVKDVRVSGDTAKLKIELTTPACPMKGKIQADSEAALKAVPGLKSFDIEWGAQVRPAGGGMPAGALLPKVKNIILVGAGKGGVGKSTVAVNLATALAQHGAKVGLLDADFYGPSVPLMTGLGDKRPVSPDGKSLNPLEAHGLKVMSIGFLVEADQALIWRGPMLHGALMQLVRDVSWGELDYLVLDLPPGTGDVALTLSQSVRAAGAVLVTTPQDVALADVVRAKQMFDKVHIPVLGIVENMSQFVCPNCSHVTAIFNHGGGRKAAQMFGIPFLGEIPLDLKVRESGDSGVPVVVGAKDSPEAKAFQEVARNIAGRVSAQSIKSVPLPVMQAR, from the coding sequence ATGAGCGTTACCCAGGCCGACATCATCGCTGCGATGTCGAAGGTGATGGATCCCGAGCTTCACGTCGACCTCGTGAAGGCGGGAATGGTGAAGGACGTCCGCGTCTCCGGGGACACCGCGAAACTCAAGATCGAGCTCACCACGCCTGCTTGCCCCATGAAGGGGAAGATCCAGGCGGACTCCGAGGCCGCCCTCAAGGCCGTCCCCGGTCTCAAGTCCTTCGACATCGAGTGGGGCGCCCAGGTCCGCCCGGCCGGCGGTGGCATGCCCGCCGGCGCGCTCCTCCCCAAGGTGAAGAACATCATCCTCGTCGGCGCGGGGAAGGGCGGGGTGGGCAAGTCCACCGTCGCCGTCAACCTCGCCACCGCCCTGGCCCAGCACGGCGCCAAGGTGGGCCTGCTCGACGCCGACTTCTACGGCCCCTCCGTCCCCCTGATGACCGGCCTGGGCGACAAGCGCCCCGTCAGCCCGGACGGGAAGTCGCTCAACCCGCTGGAGGCCCATGGCCTCAAGGTCATGTCCATCGGCTTCCTCGTCGAGGCCGACCAGGCCCTCATCTGGCGCGGCCCCATGCTCCACGGCGCCCTGATGCAGCTCGTCCGGGACGTGAGCTGGGGCGAGCTCGACTACCTGGTCCTCGACCTGCCGCCGGGCACCGGTGACGTGGCGCTCACGCTGTCCCAGTCCGTCCGGGCCGCTGGCGCGGTGCTCGTCACCACGCCGCAGGACGTCGCGCTGGCGGACGTGGTCCGCGCCAAGCAGATGTTCGACAAGGTCCACATCCCCGTGCTGGGCATCGTGGAGAACATGAGCCAGTTCGTCTGCCCGAACTGCTCGCACGTCACGGCCATCTTCAACCACGGCGGGGGCCGCAAGGCCGCGCAGATGTTCGGGATTCCATTCCTCGGCGAAATCCCGCTGGACCTGAAGGTGCGTGAGTCTGGAGACTCCGGCGTTCCGGTGGTCGTGGGTGCGAAGGACAGCCCGGAGGCGAAGGCCTTCCAGGAGGTCGCGCGGAACATCGCGGGGCGCGTGTCCGCCCAGAGCATCAAGAGCGTTCCGCTGCCGGTGATGCAGGCCCGCTAA